The uncultured Sunxiuqinia sp. genomic sequence ATCGGTTGACGCCGGCAAATCCATTACATTTTTTATCAATAGTCCAGGAGGTATGGTTACGTCAGGATTTTCAATTATGGACACCATGAATTTAATTTCATCACCGGTTTCAACGGTCTGTATGGGATTAGCTGCGTCAATGGGATCGATCCTGCTTTCGGCAGGCGAAAAAGGCAAACGATTTATTTTCCCTTATGGAGAAGTGATGATTCACCAACCCAGCATAGGTGCACTGAGAGGACAAGCCAGCGATTTGGAAATTCATGCCAAGCAAATTATCAAAACGAAAAACCTATCGGCCGAAATTTTAGCAAAAAATACAGGTCGGTCGTTCGACCACGTCTTAGCTGATTTTGATCGTGATTATTGGATGAATGCTGAAGAATCGATAAAATACGGGATTGTTGATGAAGTTTATTCGATTGATTAATAGTCCAAACATCCCAAGTAGAAAGAAAAAAGCCCGTCATTTAGAAAAATGACGGGCTAATAATTTTATGCTGTCCGTTTATTCGGCAATCGAAATCGCGTCAACCGGGCAAACTTCGGCACAAGAGCCACAATCGGTACAAAGATCTGCGTCAATTGTATAAATATCACCTTCAGCAATAGCGTCAACTGGACATTCATCAATACATGTTCCGCATGCAATGCACTCATCTGAAATTACATAAGCCATAACACTTCTTTTTTTAAGTTAGAGATTAGCAGCAAAAGTACAAAGTTTGGTATAAAATAAAAGAAATTGAGAAATAAATTTAACGTCTATAAAATAACTGTTAAATCACAATTAAAATAGGTGTAAATATGTCTCATTTTTCGTATTAATAAATCCTTCAGTTGTTTACCAGAATAAGTCCGGTCAAATACTATTTTGAACGTTCTACTTTTTGCTGCTTTTCAAAGTATTTGCAAACTTCAGTTAATCCACAATTGTTGCACTTGGGAGTTCGTGCCAAGCAAGTATAGCGTCCGTGCAAAATAAGCCAGTGGTGCGCTAAAGGAACAATCTCACCCGGGAAATACTTCATCAATTCTTGCTCAGTAGCCAATGGTGTTTTCGAATTTGTCGTCAGCCCTATTCGGTTGGCCACGCGAAAAACATGTGTATCGACTGCAAAAGCCGGCTTCTCATAAACAACCGACGCAATCACGTTGGCAGTCTTTCGTCCAACCCCCGGGAGCTTTTGTAGTTCTGCTACATCGTCAGGCACTACCCCATCAAAATCGCCAACCAGCATTCTAGCCATGCCCACTAAGTGCTTGGCTTTGTTGTTCGGATAGGAACATGAACGAATATAATCAAACACTTCAGCAGGCTCAACTTCGGCCAGTTGCTCGGGCTTAGGAAATCGCTTAAACAACTCTGGAGTTATCTGATTGACCCGCTTGTCGGTACACTGAGCCGATAAAATAACAGCAACTAATAGTTCATAGGGATTGCCATATTCCAACTCGGTTTCCGCAATTGGCATAGCTTTTTGAAAATACTCAATTACTCGCTGGTAACGCTCTTTCTTTTGCATGCTTATCTTCATTTAGGATTGTAGAAAACAAAAATAGAATTTCCTGAGGGAACAAACAGGCTGGTATCTGGTTTATTTGATAGAATCAAAAAATGATACTCTCATATTGCCAATATTAATTTCTATTTTTGCGCAAAACAAATAGATATGATCCCTTATTTACAAGCTGAGGCTATTTCTAAACGCTATGGAGAACAAATGTTGTTCGAGGCTATTTCATTTACCATTTTTAAAGACCAGAAAGTAGCTTTAATTGCAAAGAATGGTGCTGGAAAAACCACGCTTATGGAGATCATAGCCGGATTGGATACGCCTGATGAAGGTCAGATTACGGTGACCAACGATATTAAGATTGGCTACTTGAAACAAGACCCCGATTTAAACGAAAACCTAACGGTATTGCAGGAAGCCCTCCGGTCAGACAATCCGGCACTGGATGTAATTGCCCAATTTGAGGCCGCTGTAACGCACAACAATCAAAAGGAAATTGAACAGCTAACCACAAAAATGGAAGAGCTGAATGCCTGGGACTTTGAAGTCCGTGTTAAGCAGGTTTTGAGTCAGCTGAAGATTAATGATTTCGATCAGCCTATCCAGGAACTTTCGGGTGGTCAGAGAAAACGATTGGCATTAGCCAACGTATTGGTAAACGAACCCGACTTGCTCTTGCTGGATGAGCCTACCAACCACTTGGATTTAGATATGATTGAATGGTTGGAAGCCTATCTGGAGAAAACCAATTGTACCTTGTTTATGGTAACACACGACCGTTATTTTCTCGACCGCGTTTGTAACGAAATCATTGAAATTGACCAGAACCAAACATACGACTATCAAGGCAATTACAGCTATTACCTGGAAAAGAGACAGGAGCGGATTGAACAACAGCAAGCATCGACAGAAAAAGCAAAAAACCTGTTGCGCACCGAGCAGGAATGGATGCGAAGAATGCCCAAAGCACGCAGCCATAAAGCCAAATACCGGGTTGATGCATTTCATGATTTAAAAGAAAAAGCCAGTCAAGCCCGGCAAGAAGACAACCTGGAGTTGAATGTTGCATCAGCTCGCCTGGGAAATAAAATACTTGAGTTGGAAAACGTTTCAAAGGGATATGGCGATTTAAAATTAATAACCGATTTCAGCTATAAATTTTCGCGGTTTGAGAAAGTTGGAATCGTCGGAAAAAACGGAACCGGAAAATCAACTTTTCTCAATGTGATCACCGGTGGTGTGGCTCCCGATTCCGGCTCCATTGATTGGGGACAGACTATTAAAATTGGGTACTATCGTCAGGCAGGTATTGAGTTTAAACCGAATGAAAAAGTCATCGACGTTATTAAAAACATTGCCGAAGTTGTCGAGTTTGAAGGCGGCCAGAAAATGACGGCCAGTCAATTGCTGACGCGTTTCCTGTTTCCACCTGAGGTTCAATATAACTTTGTGGAGAAACTGAGCGGCGGCGAACGTCGTCGGCTTTACCTGTGTACCATTTTGATGGGAAACCCTAACTTCCTGATTCTGGATGAGCCGACCAACGATTTAGACATCATGACTCTGAATGTGCTGGAAGATTATCTGTCCGCTTTTGGTGGTTGTGTGGTTATTGTTTCGCACGATCGTTATTTCATGGATAAAATTGTTGATCACCTTTTTGTATTTGATGGAGAAGGATCAATTCGCGATTTTCCGGGTAATTATACCATTTACCGAAATCAGCTTGAAGCAGAGGAAGAATTTCGTAAAAAAGCTGAAGCCGCATCGAAACCAAAGCCAATTCAAGAAAAGCCAAAAGCAAAATCTTCTCAAAAGATGAGCTTTAGCGAGAAGCGCGAGTTTGAACAACTAGAGCAAACCATCAAAGAATTGGAAACCGAAAAGAATGAATTGGAACTAGCCATGAACTCTGGAGAACTTTCAAACGACGATTTAATCGAAAAATCAAACCGCTTCTCTCAAATAACCAATAAATTGGACGAGAAAGAAATGCGCTGGTTGGAATTGAGCGAAAAGAATTAACACCTAGTCCTCTTCATACAACCCCTTACATCATCGTTCATCCAAAACACCAGGCAGCCCCCCATTTTGTAGTTCCCTGCTCAACCAGATGATATACAAATATGCAGAAAGTTCATCCGTATATTACTAGCTCATATTTAAACTCTTACTGATCAA encodes the following:
- a CDS encoding ATP-dependent Clp protease proteolytic subunit, with the translated sequence MNNDRVYSAKESENKEKKQSVKHQIESNFLKKRQIFLWGPVDDESAEDIVSKLLYLESVDAGKSITFFINSPGGMVTSGFSIMDTMNLISSPVSTVCMGLAASMGSILLSAGEKGKRFIFPYGEVMIHQPSIGALRGQASDLEIHAKQIIKTKNLSAEILAKNTGRSFDHVLADFDRDYWMNAEESIKYGIVDEVYSID
- a CDS encoding 4Fe-4S binding protein — its product is MAYVISDECIACGTCIDECPVDAIAEGDIYTIDADLCTDCGSCAEVCPVDAISIAE
- the nth gene encoding endonuclease III, which translates into the protein MQKKERYQRVIEYFQKAMPIAETELEYGNPYELLVAVILSAQCTDKRVNQITPELFKRFPKPEQLAEVEPAEVFDYIRSCSYPNNKAKHLVGMARMLVGDFDGVVPDDVAELQKLPGVGRKTANVIASVVYEKPAFAVDTHVFRVANRIGLTTNSKTPLATEQELMKYFPGEIVPLAHHWLILHGRYTCLARTPKCNNCGLTEVCKYFEKQQKVERSK
- a CDS encoding ABC-F family ATP-binding cassette domain-containing protein; translated protein: MIPYLQAEAISKRYGEQMLFEAISFTIFKDQKVALIAKNGAGKTTLMEIIAGLDTPDEGQITVTNDIKIGYLKQDPDLNENLTVLQEALRSDNPALDVIAQFEAAVTHNNQKEIEQLTTKMEELNAWDFEVRVKQVLSQLKINDFDQPIQELSGGQRKRLALANVLVNEPDLLLLDEPTNHLDLDMIEWLEAYLEKTNCTLFMVTHDRYFLDRVCNEIIEIDQNQTYDYQGNYSYYLEKRQERIEQQQASTEKAKNLLRTEQEWMRRMPKARSHKAKYRVDAFHDLKEKASQARQEDNLELNVASARLGNKILELENVSKGYGDLKLITDFSYKFSRFEKVGIVGKNGTGKSTFLNVITGGVAPDSGSIDWGQTIKIGYYRQAGIEFKPNEKVIDVIKNIAEVVEFEGGQKMTASQLLTRFLFPPEVQYNFVEKLSGGERRRLYLCTILMGNPNFLILDEPTNDLDIMTLNVLEDYLSAFGGCVVIVSHDRYFMDKIVDHLFVFDGEGSIRDFPGNYTIYRNQLEAEEEFRKKAEAASKPKPIQEKPKAKSSQKMSFSEKREFEQLEQTIKELETEKNELELAMNSGELSNDDLIEKSNRFSQITNKLDEKEMRWLELSEKN